Proteins from one Triticum aestivum cultivar Chinese Spring chromosome 7A, IWGSC CS RefSeq v2.1, whole genome shotgun sequence genomic window:
- the LOC123154994 gene encoding protein POLARALIZATION DURING ASYMMETRIC DIVISION AND REDISTRIBUTION: MAVAAEGTSRRRILDYLNDGEEFGVAGPPSSAAATPRPRSLMPRFRWARLARLGGKARPPKPVLEEEIVAADDEGQLRDASGASASSAPCAAPPGDGETTRPSDLSVGLSLVFLLAKTSDEFNKMARVRAEMEALIRDFKGQQAMETTANTGADDEPRNPESAASSCLTDGNEPQAATARCEDHRHQVASSSGAEMEAASRRRMDVLEEEFHAELQRVRAGYGPDTPPFSTGEERDEGGAEPSDDDDDIADCRQGFESDLGDDDDQHHHVYDEEEEDEDDDDDPDRYHGVSAVELERRLHELLHQRNQERIEELEAALRRAEKRLFDKEMEASLWKDTAKMAFRHDHHDDHDDDDSP, translated from the exons ATGGCTGTTGCCGCCGAGGGCACGAGCAGGCGGAGGATCCTCGACTACCTCAACGACGGCGAGGAGTTCGGGGTCGCGGGgccgccctcctccgccgccgccacgcccagGCCCAGGTCGCTCATGCCCAGGTTCCGCTGGGCGCGGCTCGCCAGGCTCGGCGGCAAAGCGCGGCCGCCGAAGCCGGTGCTCGAGGAGGAGATCGTCGCCGCGGACGACGAGGGCCAGCTCAGGGACGCCTCGGGCGCCTCTGCCTCATCAG CACCATGCGCGGCGCCGCCCGGCGACGGCGAGACGACGAGGCCGTCGGACCTGAGCGTGGGGCTGAGCCTGGTGTTCCTGCTGGCCAAGACGTCCGACGAGTTCAACAAGATGGCCAGGGTGCGGGCCGAGATGGAGGCGCTCATCAGGGACTTCAAAGGCCAGCAGGCCATGGAGACGACGGCCAACACCGGCGCCGACGACGAACCCCGCAACCCCGAGTCCGCCGCGTCGAGCTGCCTCACGGACGGGAACGAGCCGCAGGCCGCGACCGCGCGCTGCGAGGACCATCGGCACCaggtcgcctcctcctccggcgcggagatggaggcggcgaGCCGCAGGAGGATGGACGTGCTGGAGGAGGAGTTCCACGCGGAGCTCCAGCGCGTTCGCGCCGGCTACGGCCCGGACACGCCGCCGTTTTCGACGGGGGAGGAGCGCGACGAGGGCGGAGCAGAGCcgtcggacgacgacgacgacattgCCGACTGCCGACAGGGATTCGAGAGCGACCTCGGCGACGACGACGATCAACATCACCACGtttacgacgaggaggaggaggacgaggacgacgacgacgaccctGATCGGTACCACGGCGTGTCGGCCGTGGAGCTGGAGAGGAGGCTGCACGAGCTGCTCCACCAGAGGAACCAGGAGCGGatcgaggagctggaggcggcgctGCGGCGCGCCGAGAAGCGGCTCTTCGACAAGGAGATGGAGGCGTCCCTCTGGAAGGACACCGCCAAAATGGCCTTCCGCCACGACCACCACGACGACCACGACGACGACGACTCGCCGTAA